In a genomic window of Labeo rohita strain BAU-BD-2019 chromosome 20, IGBB_LRoh.1.0, whole genome shotgun sequence:
- the ppm1ab gene encoding protein phosphatase, Mg2+/Mn2+ dependent, 1Ab: MGAFLDKPKMEKHNAHGEGNGLRYGLSSMQGWRVEMEDAHTAVIGLPYSLGLWSFFAVYDGHAGSQVARYCCEHLLEHITSNPDFRGGSSGGGDLINAEPSVESVKCGIRTGFLQIDEHMRAMSERKHGADRSGSTAVGVMISPHHFYFINCGDSRALLSRKGRVHFFTQDHKPSNPLEKERIQNAGGSVMIQRVNGSLAVSRALGDFDYKCVHGKGPTEQLVSPEPEVYEIERSEAEDEFVVLACDGIWDVMANEELCDFVRSRLEVTEDLERVCNEIVDTCLYKGSRDNMSVVLVCFPGAPKINPEAVKREAELDKYLQNREGAACKKANK, encoded by the exons ATGGGTGCGTTCTTAGACAAGCCAAAGATGGAGAAACACAATGCTCACGGGGAGGGGAACGGCCTGCGCTACGGACTCAGCAGCATGCAGGGCTGGCGTGTGGAGATGGAGGACGCGCACACGGCTGTGATAGGGCTGCCTTACAGCCTCGGCCTGTGGTCTTTTTTTGCTGTGTACGATGGGCACGCAGGCTCTCAGGTTGCCCGTTACTGCTGTGAGCATCTGCTGGAACACATCACCAGCAATCCGGACTTCAGGGGAGGCTCCTCAGGAGGTGGGGACTTAATTAACGCTGAGCCCTCCGTGGAGAGTGTGAAATGTGGGATCCGCACAGGCTTCCTGCAGATCGACGAGCACATGCGGGCCATGTCCGAACGCAAGCACGGAGCGGACCGCAGCGGTTCCACGGCGGTGGGCGTGATGATTTCCCctcatcatttttatttcattaactgCGGTGACTCCAGAGCCTTGCTGAGCCGCAAGGGTCGCGTTCACTTCTTCACCCAGGACCACAAGCCTAGTAACCCCTTGGAAAAGGAGAGAATCCAGAACGCAGGTGGTTCAGTTATGATCCAGAGGGTCAATGGCTCCCTCGCCGTCTCCCGCGCTCTCGGCGACTTCGACTATAAGTGCGTGCATGGGAAAGGCCCCACTGAACAGCTGGTGTCCCCGGAGCCAGAAGTGTATGAGATCGAACGCTCTGAGGCTGAGGATGAGTTTGTGGTGCTGGCCTGCGATGGCATTTGGGACGTCATGGCCAATGAAGAACTGTGTGATTTTGTGCGCTCGCGCTTGGAAGTGACAGAGGACCTGGAAAGAGTGTGTAATGAGATTGTGGACACCTGTTTGTACAAG GGTAGTCGAGATAACATGAGTGTGGTGCTGGTATGTTTTCCTGGCGCCCCAAAAATCAACCCAGAAGCCGTGAAGCGAGAGGCGGAGCTAGATAAGTACCTGCAGAACAGAGAGGGCGCAGCATGTAAAAAGgcgaataaataa